A genomic window from Flavobacterium hankyongi includes:
- a CDS encoding T9SS type A sorting domain-containing protein, translating into MKKITFLLVTFFISLQINAQLYQVPTCSGGISTNIYGNMNSVATANATSRSAIIYPATQLAGISGQVLNAVYFKRMAASGTMGGSPTLKVYLKETSATDFGAAAIDWATEIATATLVYDSNPSVATGSSAGWKSFSFSNNFTYSGTQNLAVYMEYVNTASSTAIGWDYEYGTPCISTTNSNTTKYINNTTGTPGASLTSTNYRRPQIGFDYVVTCPAPTSFNYANLTATTVDLNWIAGGSETSWEYVIQPTANPAPTSGTTIGTNAVIAASVSPNTAYTAYLRANCGAGGFSTWKMVSFTTPCSTYNVPSSENFSTYVPGCWQEADNGDTTVGPATFGSSSWIEDGFGNVGSTGAARYNIFTTGANDWLMSPIYNIPASGYELKFDAAATQYGATTAPTTAWEADDYVEVLVSTGTTNWTLLYTYNSSNVPSNTGSTNIIDLDAYAGQSVRFAFRVVEGASNGSADIDFSIDNFEIRLSPACSNPISLAVNGLTQSSATVTWGVTTGNYEYVINNVATDPVGSGTPLSGETYNATVLSPLTTYYFHVRTVCSGPLYSVWSTISFTTPAAPPVNDDCVNAIALTVGGIFGDNDIAGSVLGGNTTAGVTPSCQSNFSADVWYSVIVPASGNLTIETQVAATNSMTDSVVAAFSGTCGSLTEIGCDDDGGPTGANNLMSILSLTGRTPGEVIYVGVWKYNTTAPTSTNSEFIVSAYDASLSTTSFDKNSLKVYPNPVNDVLNLSYSSEISSVEVFNIIGQKVLVKNLNATQGEVNISNLNSGSYIVRVTSGDQVQTIKIVKN; encoded by the coding sequence ATGAAAAAAATTACTTTTTTATTAGTTACGTTTTTTATCAGTTTGCAGATAAATGCGCAATTGTATCAAGTTCCAACTTGCTCAGGAGGAATTTCAACTAATATTTATGGTAACATGAATAGTGTTGCTACTGCAAATGCTACGAGTAGATCAGCAATCATTTACCCAGCTACACAATTAGCTGGTATTTCAGGTCAAGTCTTGAATGCAGTTTATTTTAAGCGTATGGCAGCTTCTGGAACTATGGGAGGTTCCCCAACCTTAAAAGTGTATCTTAAAGAAACATCCGCAACAGATTTTGGTGCTGCAGCAATAGATTGGGCAACAGAAATTGCAACTGCAACTTTAGTTTACGATTCTAATCCTTCTGTAGCAACGGGTTCTTCAGCAGGTTGGAAATCTTTTTCTTTCTCTAACAATTTTACTTATTCAGGTACTCAAAACTTAGCCGTTTATATGGAGTATGTTAATACTGCATCATCTACAGCTATTGGTTGGGATTACGAATATGGTACTCCTTGTATCAGTACAACAAATAGTAATACTACAAAGTATATTAATAATACTACAGGTACTCCAGGAGCTTCATTAACTTCTACAAATTACAGAAGACCTCAAATAGGTTTTGATTATGTAGTAACATGTCCAGCACCTACTAGCTTTAACTATGCTAATTTAACAGCCACCACAGTAGATTTAAATTGGATAGCAGGTGGTTCTGAAACTTCTTGGGAATATGTAATTCAGCCAACTGCAAATCCAGCTCCAACTTCTGGAACTACTATTGGTACAAATGCAGTAATTGCTGCTTCTGTTTCTCCAAATACAGCATATACAGCTTATCTAAGAGCTAATTGTGGAGCAGGAGGGTTTTCAACTTGGAAAATGGTATCCTTTACAACACCTTGTTCAACTTATAATGTACCTTCAAGTGAAAACTTCTCTACTTATGTACCAGGTTGTTGGCAAGAAGCTGATAATGGTGATACAACAGTAGGTCCTGCAACCTTTGGATCAAGTTCATGGATTGAAGATGGATTTGGAAATGTTGGTTCAACAGGAGCTGCTAGATATAATATTTTTACAACAGGTGCCAATGATTGGTTGATGTCTCCAATTTATAATATACCAGCAAGTGGATATGAATTAAAATTTGATGCTGCTGCTACACAGTATGGTGCAACAACTGCACCAACAACTGCATGGGAAGCTGATGATTATGTAGAAGTGTTAGTTTCAACGGGAACTACAAATTGGACATTATTATATACTTACAATAGTAGTAATGTTCCTTCTAATACTGGTTCTACAAATATTATTGATTTGGATGCTTATGCTGGGCAATCAGTTAGATTCGCTTTTAGAGTTGTTGAAGGTGCTTCAAATGGTTCAGCAGATATTGATTTTTCTATAGATAATTTTGAAATTAGATTGTCACCTGCTTGTTCTAATCCAATAAGTTTGGCAGTTAATGGGTTAACTCAAAGTTCTGCAACTGTTACATGGGGAGTTACAACAGGAAATTATGAATATGTTATAAATAATGTTGCTACTGATCCAGTTGGCTCTGGAACACCTTTATCGGGAGAAACTTATAATGCTACTGTATTGTCTCCTTTAACAACATATTATTTTCACGTTAGAACTGTTTGTTCAGGGCCTTTATATAGTGTATGGTCTACAATTTCTTTTACGACTCCAGCTGCTCCACCTGTAAATGATGATTGTGTGAATGCAATAGCTTTAACTGTTGGAGGAATTTTTGGTGATAATGATATTGCAGGTTCTGTTTTAGGAGGTAATACAACTGCTGGTGTAACCCCTAGCTGTCAGTCTAATTTTTCTGCGGATGTTTGGTATTCAGTTATTGTTCCAGCTTCTGGAAATTTAACAATTGAAACTCAAGTTGCGGCTACTAACTCAATGACAGATTCTGTCGTGGCAGCTTTTTCAGGAACATGTGGTTCTTTAACTGAGATTGGTTGTGATGATGATGGTGGTCCAACTGGAGCTAATAACCTTATGTCGATTTTATCTTTAACTGGAAGAACTCCTGGCGAAGTTATATATGTTGGAGTATGGAAGTATAATACAACTGCTCCAACATCAACAAATTCAGAATTTATCGTTTCAGCTTATGATGCATCATTAAGTACAACTTCTTTTGATAAAAATTCATTGAAGGTTTATCCTAATCCAGTGAATGATGTTTTAAATTTATCTTATTCATCTGAAATTTCATCTGTTGAAGTATTTAATATTATTGGTCAAAAAGTTTTAGTTAAAAATTTGAATGCTACTCAAGGTGAAGTTAATATCTCAAATTTAAACTCAGGAAGTTATATTGTTAGAGTAACTTCGGGAGATCAAGTTCAAACAATCAAGATAGTTAAGAATTAA
- a CDS encoding GEVED domain-containing protein, translating into MKKITLLLFLLLSLWDVKAQMSVNEGFESSTTPAGWTYVSFSRTTTTPCVATASLRRNFWSSGPAGSVTTPNYAAASNGQQINVSFDWKSTEYSSGSGVGVSVDVQYSTDNGGTWNTFGNVTTTSVTTCATWTGSIPVGTVPAGSDFQLRFNGTHTGGDCYFYIDSVIISQIALTPPNCASALLPADVATGVARNPVLSWTAATGGPTSYDVYFGTSATPPLAGNTANLTFTPTAPLLANTIYYWQVVPKNANGSATGCAIQSFTTGTTVNYCTPTTTYGCTDGDVIARVVLNTLDNDSGTGCPSGTAGYSDYTSDGALTTTLQAGSSYGCTVYAGQYTEGYAAWIDYNDDGVFDNATERIGYSAGQVTGSGQVGVLGSSATFPIVLSCNPPLGQHRLRVRAMFNTNGSAVTPCANNSYGEVEDYLITISAAVACPQPTGLSAANPTTNSVELSWNVGCAETAWDLHVTTAGGGAPSGAPSHPNVNDNTSFLVNTGLVADTDYEFYVRAVCGGGNGSSLWSGPFTFSTLPVAPQCATITTPANGATNVALTGGGSTFAWTAPATGSTPDSYNVYLGTTSGALTLLGNTTNLTEIITGLDYSTTYYWQVISVNAGGSATGCVEFSFTTQAAPPPPANDDCAGATVLTPGADFAAYDIVGTNESATDSEVADPSIPDPGCASYSGGDVWYSAVVPASGSITFEVNEIIGGLTDTGGAVYSGPCSALVLEDCDDLTSASGDHPLISLTGRTPGEVLYFRVWEYGNNSFGTFSVSAYDASLSTATFNLEGFKAYPNPVKDVLNLSYTKEISKVSVHNLLGQEVLSKSVNAMQSQVDLSRLAVGTYLVKVTVDGLENTIKIVKE; encoded by the coding sequence ATGAAAAAAATTACTTTATTGTTGTTTTTACTCCTAAGTTTATGGGATGTAAAAGCGCAAATGTCAGTAAATGAGGGGTTTGAATCTTCGACCACCCCTGCTGGTTGGACCTATGTTAGCTTTTCAAGAACAACAACAACACCATGTGTTGCAACAGCTTCTTTGAGAAGAAATTTTTGGTCTTCTGGGCCTGCTGGTTCCGTTACAACTCCAAATTATGCTGCGGCATCTAATGGGCAACAAATTAATGTTTCTTTTGATTGGAAATCAACGGAATATTCTTCTGGTTCAGGTGTAGGTGTTTCTGTTGATGTTCAATATTCAACAGATAATGGTGGTACTTGGAATACATTTGGAAATGTTACTACAACATCTGTAACTACATGTGCTACTTGGACGGGTTCAATTCCAGTTGGTACTGTACCAGCAGGATCTGATTTTCAATTAAGATTTAATGGGACACATACAGGAGGTGATTGCTATTTTTATATAGATAGTGTAATTATTTCTCAAATTGCTTTAACTCCGCCTAACTGTGCTTCAGCACTTTTACCTGCTGATGTTGCTACAGGAGTAGCAAGAAATCCTGTTTTAAGCTGGACGGCTGCTACTGGTGGACCAACATCTTATGATGTTTATTTTGGTACTTCAGCAACTCCACCTTTAGCGGGAAATACAGCAAATTTAACTTTTACACCAACGGCGCCATTGTTGGCAAATACTATTTATTATTGGCAAGTTGTTCCTAAAAATGCAAATGGTAGCGCTACAGGTTGTGCTATACAATCATTTACAACAGGTACAACTGTTAATTATTGTACACCAACAACTACTTACGGTTGTACAGATGGTGATGTAATTGCAAGAGTTGTTTTGAATACTTTAGATAATGATTCAGGTACTGGATGTCCAAGTGGAACTGCTGGATATTCTGATTATACTTCAGATGGAGCATTGACTACAACTTTGCAAGCAGGAAGTTCTTATGGATGTACTGTTTATGCTGGTCAATATACTGAAGGTTATGCTGCTTGGATTGATTATAATGATGATGGAGTCTTTGATAATGCAACAGAGAGAATTGGTTATTCAGCTGGTCAGGTTACAGGAAGTGGACAAGTGGGGGTTTTAGGTAGTTCTGCAACTTTTCCAATTGTTTTATCTTGTAATCCACCTTTAGGTCAACATCGTTTAAGAGTAAGAGCGATGTTTAATACTAATGGTTCGGCTGTTACTCCATGTGCAAATAATAGTTATGGGGAGGTTGAAGATTATTTGATTACTATTTCTGCAGCTGTGGCGTGTCCTCAACCAACAGGATTATCAGCAGCGAATCCAACAACAAATTCAGTTGAATTGAGCTGGAATGTTGGATGTGCTGAAACAGCTTGGGATTTACATGTTACAACTGCTGGAGGTGGTGCGCCTTCGGGAGCTCCTTCACATCCAAATGTTAATGATAATACTTCATTCTTAGTTAATACTGGTTTAGTAGCTGATACTGATTATGAGTTTTACGTTCGTGCTGTATGTGGTGGTGGAAATGGAAGTAGTCTTTGGTCTGGGCCTTTCACTTTTTCAACATTGCCAGTTGCACCTCAATGTGCAACAATAACTACACCAGCTAATGGAGCTACAAATGTTGCTTTAACAGGAGGTGGATCAACTTTTGCATGGACAGCACCAGCAACTGGTTCGACACCTGACAGTTATAATGTTTATTTAGGAACAACTTCAGGTGCCCTTACTCTTTTAGGAAATACAACAAACCTTACTGAGATTATTACAGGTTTAGACTATTCAACTACTTATTATTGGCAAGTAATATCAGTTAATGCAGGCGGTTCTGCTACTGGATGTGTTGAATTTAGTTTTACAACTCAAGCTGCGCCGCCGCCGCCAGCAAATGATGATTGTGCAGGTGCAACTGTTTTAACACCAGGTGCTGATTTTGCTGCTTATGATATTGTTGGTACTAATGAATCTGCTACAGACTCTGAAGTTGCTGACCCATCAATTCCAGATCCAGGATGTGCAAGTTATTCAGGAGGAGATGTTTGGTATAGTGCTGTAGTTCCTGCTTCAGGATCTATTACTTTTGAAGTTAATGAAATAATTGGTGGTTTGACAGATACAGGAGGGGCTGTTTACAGTGGACCTTGTTCGGCTTTAGTTCTAGAAGATTGTGATGATTTGACAAGTGCTTCAGGCGATCATCCTTTAATTTCATTAACAGGAAGAACACCAGGTGAAGTATTGTATTTTAGAGTTTGGGAATATGGCAATAATTCATTTGGAACATTCTCGGTTTCTGCATACGATGCTTCATTGAGTACAGCTACATTCAATTTAGAAGGATTTAAAGCATATCCAAATCCGGTAAAAGATGTATTGAATTTATCTTATACTAAAGAAATTTCTAAAGTTTCTGTTCACAATTTATTAGGACAAGAGGTTTTATCAAAATCTGTAAATGCTATGCAATCTCAAGTTGATTTATCAAGACTTGCAGTTGGAACTTATTTAGTAAAAGTTACAGTTGATGGTTTAGAAAATACAATTAAGATTGTAAAAGAATAA
- a CDS encoding glycosyltransferase, with the protein MNYSFIIPVYNRPEEIDELLESLTRQSYSKPFEVVIIEDGSTIPCESIIEKYKSKLNITYYLKYNSGPGDSRNFGMTYAKGDYFLVLDSDCIIPENYLLEVDKSLNEEFVDCFGGPDNMLPSFSAVQKAINFTMTSVLTTGGVRGGTEKLEKFQPRSFNMGISRKAFEASKGFSNIHPGEDPDLSIRLWKLGFKTKLISKAFVYHKRRIDWEKFYIQVNKFGKARPILNNWYPEYAKPTFYLPSLFVIFFIIGVLALIFAFDWILKLYFVYTIIIFLSSSIKNRNVYVGFLSIIAMWRQFFGYGLGFIESFIKINILKKKPQEAFPELFFKV; encoded by the coding sequence ATGAACTATTCGTTTATCATACCTGTTTATAATCGTCCAGAAGAGATAGATGAGCTTTTAGAAAGTTTGACTAGACAAAGCTATTCAAAACCATTTGAAGTGGTTATAATTGAAGACGGTTCAACAATTCCTTGCGAAAGTATTATTGAGAAGTATAAGAGCAAACTCAATATTACATATTATTTAAAGTACAATTCAGGGCCTGGTGATTCGAGAAATTTTGGAATGACTTATGCTAAAGGAGATTATTTTCTTGTTTTAGATTCAGATTGTATTATTCCAGAAAACTATCTTTTAGAAGTTGATAAGAGCCTTAATGAAGAGTTTGTAGATTGTTTTGGTGGTCCTGATAATATGTTACCAAGTTTTTCTGCTGTTCAAAAAGCTATTAATTTTACGATGACTTCTGTTTTAACAACTGGAGGAGTAAGAGGAGGAACAGAAAAATTAGAAAAATTTCAGCCGAGAAGTTTTAATATGGGGATTTCCAGAAAGGCATTTGAAGCTTCAAAAGGTTTTTCTAATATTCATCCGGGAGAAGATCCAGATTTAAGTATTCGTTTATGGAAACTTGGTTTTAAAACTAAATTGATATCAAAAGCATTTGTGTATCATAAAAGAAGAATTGATTGGGAGAAATTTTATATTCAGGTCAATAAGTTTGGAAAAGCAAGACCCATTTTGAATAATTGGTATCCCGAATATGCTAAACCAACATTTTATTTACCATCACTATTTGTAATATTTTTTATTATTGGTGTTCTTGCTTTAATTTTTGCATTCGACTGGATTCTTAAACTATATTTTGTTTATACAATTATAATATTTTTGTCTTCAAGCATTAAGAACAGAAATGTATATGTTGGATTTTTGTCAATAATTGCAATGTGGCGTCAGTTCTTTGGGTATGGATTAGGTTTTATTGAGTCATTTATTAAAATCAATATTTTAAAGAAAAAACCACAAGAAGCATTTCCGGAACTTTTCTTTAAAGTATAA
- the coaE gene encoding dephospho-CoA kinase (Dephospho-CoA kinase (CoaE) performs the final step in coenzyme A biosynthesis.) encodes MTKIIGLTGGIGSGKTTIARLFEAEGIPVYISDDEAKKIMLRPITVEKVRQEFGDLVIDNGQIDRKALSEIVFNNPEQLKKLNSIVHPLVKKHFDEWVKQNSHHPFVVKEAAILFESGSYKYCDKVITVTASEETRIERVVKRDHVKPEEVLQRIKNQIPEKERLERSNFIIYNEYKTLAKEQFLQILKILKNIH; translated from the coding sequence ATGACCAAGATAATAGGATTAACCGGCGGAATTGGAAGTGGTAAAACAACCATTGCAAGACTTTTTGAAGCCGAAGGAATCCCTGTATATATATCTGATGACGAAGCAAAAAAAATAATGCTACGTCCAATAACAGTTGAAAAAGTAAGACAAGAATTTGGAGATTTAGTAATCGATAATGGTCAAATTGACAGAAAAGCATTATCAGAAATTGTATTTAATAATCCTGAGCAGCTCAAAAAACTTAATTCGATTGTTCACCCATTAGTAAAAAAACATTTTGATGAATGGGTAAAGCAAAATTCTCATCATCCTTTTGTGGTAAAAGAGGCTGCAATATTATTTGAAAGTGGGAGTTATAAATATTGTGATAAAGTTATAACAGTTACTGCTTCGGAAGAAACTCGAATAGAAAGGGTAGTAAAGAGAGACCATGTAAAACCTGAAGAAGTTTTACAAAGAATAAAAAATCAAATCCCTGAAAAAGAAAGACTTGAGAGAAGTAATTTTATTATTTATAATGAATATAAGACCCTTGCAAAAGAGCAATTTTTACAAATTCTTAAAATTTTAAAGAATATACATTAA
- a CDS encoding sensor histidine kinase, translating into MNKTLFRFVVVLMTIALLGIIAVQGYLINASFKNKEEQFKYQVKQVVANVAKSVEEQETYTFLSRFNQLKDSIGKTPQRSELMKFFYVEKNELTNETIIYSSSIIPEDYSVSASFFDKNNDSTRIKNYVAKRVTEVYNQNIVNSDVSSNVIPSEKITKTGVVDVLDKATFQINFKDIAATRSITQRVSPEQLKNFFEKELREYGIKTPFEFGIYSNGLATKVKSENFKYDKKTTFDTPIFTDNDGVSKYQLLVSFPKKKSFLISDLIGIATLAFLFTAIIIVAYYTALNQLNKQRHISEIKTDFINNMTHEFKTPIATINLALDAIKNPKIIDDKEKVFRYLQMIKDENKRMHAQVENVLRISKLERRELDIKKESCNMHDIIEEAVEHVSLIIEDREGTINVDLKAVKTTVLLNDVHFTNVLVNILENAIKYSPEKPVINVTSENIKNFIVIKVKDQGQGISKAAQKKIFDKFYREHTGDIHNVKGHGLGLAYVKRIVDDHHGEVMVESEKGKGSTFIIKLPLIY; encoded by the coding sequence ATGAATAAGACCTTGTTTCGTTTTGTGGTTGTTTTAATGACAATTGCCCTTTTGGGTATCATTGCTGTACAAGGATATTTAATAAACGCATCTTTTAAAAATAAAGAGGAACAATTTAAGTATCAAGTAAAACAAGTTGTAGCAAATGTTGCAAAAAGTGTTGAAGAACAAGAGACATATACTTTTTTAAGTAGATTTAATCAGTTAAAAGATAGTATTGGTAAGACGCCACAAAGAAGTGAGTTGATGAAGTTTTTTTATGTTGAAAAAAATGAATTAACAAACGAAACAATAATTTATTCAAGCAGTATAATTCCAGAAGATTATTCGGTATCTGCTTCGTTCTTTGATAAAAATAATGATTCGACAAGAATTAAAAATTATGTAGCAAAGCGCGTTACAGAAGTTTATAATCAAAATATTGTAAATTCAGATGTAAGTAGTAATGTTATTCCTTCTGAGAAAATAACAAAAACAGGTGTTGTAGATGTTTTGGACAAGGCAACATTTCAAATTAATTTTAAGGATATTGCTGCAACGAGATCTATTACCCAAAGAGTATCACCAGAGCAGCTTAAAAATTTTTTTGAAAAGGAATTGCGAGAGTATGGTATAAAGACTCCTTTTGAATTCGGAATTTACAGTAATGGTTTAGCTACCAAAGTAAAATCTGAAAATTTCAAATACGATAAAAAGACCACTTTTGATACGCCAATTTTTACAGATAATGATGGTGTTAGTAAATATCAGTTACTAGTTTCGTTTCCTAAGAAGAAATCATTTTTAATTTCTGACTTAATTGGAATTGCAACATTAGCTTTCTTGTTTACAGCAATCATCATAGTAGCTTATTACACAGCTTTAAATCAGTTAAATAAACAACGTCATATTTCTGAAATTAAGACAGATTTTATTAACAATATGACACATGAGTTTAAAACTCCAATTGCAACTATAAATTTGGCTCTTGATGCTATAAAAAACCCTAAAATCATTGATGATAAAGAAAAAGTGTTTCGTTATCTTCAAATGATTAAAGACGAAAATAAACGTATGCATGCTCAAGTTGAGAACGTTTTACGAATTTCTAAACTAGAAAGAAGAGAGCTTGACATAAAGAAAGAATCGTGTAACATGCACGATATAATCGAAGAAGCTGTAGAGCACGTGAGTTTGATAATAGAGGATAGAGAAGGAACAATCAACGTCGATTTAAAAGCAGTAAAAACAACAGTTCTATTAAATGATGTTCACTTTACAAATGTATTGGTAAACATTTTAGAGAACGCAATAAAGTATTCTCCAGAAAAACCAGTAATTAATGTAACATCAGAAAACATTAAAAACTTTATTGTTATTAAAGTTAAGGATCAAGGTCAGGGAATAAGTAAAGCAGCACAAAAGAAAATATTTGATAAGTTTTATCGCGAGCATACAGGTGATATTCACAATGTAAAAGGACACGGACTCGGATTAGCTTATGTGAAAAGAATAGTAGACGACCATCATGGCGAAGTAATGGTCGAGAGTGAAAAAGGAAAAGGAAGTACATTTATAATCAAACTACCATTAATTTATTAA
- a CDS encoding response regulator transcription factor, which translates to MDTSKKILLVEDDPNFGAILRDYLSMNDFEVVLAKNGMEGFEKFKKDNYDLCILDVMMPYKDGFTLAKEIREKNKEVPLIFLTAKTMKEDVLKGYKVGADDYLNKPFDSEVLLMKIKAIIQRKASEIKADVAKFEFEIGKFQLNSKLRFLTFPGDEPIKLSPKENELLKMLALHENDLMPRELALTKIWRDDNYFTSRSMDVYIAKLRKYLKSDENVEILNIHGEGFRLVVKK; encoded by the coding sequence ATGGATACAAGCAAAAAAATATTACTAGTAGAAGATGATCCAAACTTTGGAGCGATTCTTCGTGACTATTTGTCTATGAATGATTTCGAAGTTGTTCTTGCCAAAAATGGTATGGAAGGTTTCGAAAAATTTAAAAAAGATAACTACGATTTGTGTATTCTTGATGTAATGATGCCTTATAAAGACGGATTTACATTGGCAAAAGAAATTAGAGAAAAGAACAAAGAGGTGCCTCTTATCTTTTTAACGGCAAAAACAATGAAAGAAGATGTTTTAAAAGGATACAAAGTTGGAGCCGATGACTATTTAAACAAACCATTTGATTCAGAAGTTTTATTGATGAAGATTAAAGCAATCATTCAAAGAAAAGCATCTGAAATTAAAGCTGATGTTGCAAAATTTGAATTTGAAATTGGTAAGTTCCAATTGAATTCAAAACTTCGTTTCTTGACATTCCCTGGTGATGAACCAATAAAATTGTCTCCAAAAGAAAACGAATTGCTTAAAATGTTAGCATTACATGAAAATGATTTGATGCCAAGAGAATTAGCACTTACCAAAATTTGGAGAGATGATAATTATTTCACTTCAAGAAGTATGGACGTGTATATTGCAAAACTTCGTAAATACCTTAAATCTGATGAGAATGTTGAAATTTTAAACATTCATGGAGAAGGCTTTAGATTGGTTGTGAAAAAATAA
- a CDS encoding acyl-[acyl-carrier-protein] thioesterase, whose protein sequence is MPISENFTSIYSHEWEINFTQCAPNGYLKYVDLSNLLQLTAAEHSILGGLSFNDMQEHHQAWVLSRIRVEIDSLPKWLDKVVVKTWIESLEGNKSIRNIEMYLNDVKIAGATTYWAVFNTQLRKSEPLALPHVHFEKFPEWKATSKSFSRINISEDVNFVCERKVLLSDLDIVNHANNTKYLEWCLDTIPPKTILKSQIKVFEMNFLRELNWNDKISINSNESQSHFTVSKDEKVCFAMLLE, encoded by the coding sequence ATGCCTATTTCAGAAAACTTCACCTCTATTTATTCTCATGAATGGGAAATAAATTTTACACAATGTGCTCCTAACGGATACTTGAAGTATGTTGATTTGTCTAATTTGCTTCAACTCACAGCAGCTGAACATTCGATACTAGGCGGACTAAGTTTTAATGACATGCAAGAACATCATCAGGCATGGGTTTTAAGCAGAATTAGAGTTGAGATTGATTCATTACCAAAATGGTTAGATAAAGTAGTTGTAAAAACATGGATCGAAAGTCTTGAAGGAAATAAATCGATTCGTAATATAGAAATGTATTTGAATGATGTTAAAATTGCTGGAGCAACAACGTACTGGGCAGTTTTTAACACACAACTTCGTAAATCTGAACCTTTAGCTTTACCTCACGTACATTTTGAAAAATTCCCCGAATGGAAAGCGACTTCAAAATCTTTTTCTAGAATTAACATTAGTGAAGATGTAAATTTTGTTTGTGAAAGAAAGGTTCTTTTGTCTGATTTAGATATTGTAAACCACGCTAACAATACAAAATACCTTGAGTGGTGTTTAGACACAATTCCTCCCAAAACGATTCTTAAAAGCCAAATAAAAGTCTTTGAAATGAATTTTCTTCGTGAATTGAATTGGAATGACAAAATCTCAATTAATAGTAATGAAAGTCAATCACACTTTACCGTTAGTAAAGATGAGAAAGTTTGTTTTGCAATGTTGTTAGAATAA
- the miaA gene encoding tRNA (adenosine(37)-N6)-dimethylallyltransferase MiaA yields the protein MTNFLITIIGPTAIGKTALSIKLAQHFGCEILSCDSRQFFKEMSIGTAVPNLRELASAPHQFIQNKSIFENYSVGDFEAEALQKLDELFQKNNIQIMVGGSGLYVDAILKGFDDFPEIDLKIREEINTKYDELGIEFLQENLKKLDPEYYSKIETENPQTLQNPQRMKRFVEVCLGTGKPYSSFIGKRKNQRDFTPIIIGLEADREVIYDRINKRVDIMMAEGLLEEAKALYPNKQLNALQTVGYRELFDYFDEKISLDEAIEQIKTNTRRFAKRQMTWFKRTENTKWFDYQNDISQIINIIETTIHNS from the coding sequence ATGACTAACTTTTTAATCACAATAATAGGCCCAACCGCCATTGGTAAAACAGCTTTAAGCATAAAGTTGGCACAACATTTTGGTTGTGAAATTCTTTCTTGTGACAGTCGTCAGTTTTTTAAAGAAATGTCAATAGGAACTGCTGTTCCTAACTTGCGTGAATTAGCTTCGGCACCACATCAATTTATTCAAAACAAATCGATTTTTGAAAATTATTCGGTAGGTGATTTTGAAGCAGAAGCCTTGCAAAAATTGGATGAATTATTTCAGAAAAATAATATCCAAATAATGGTTGGTGGTTCAGGATTATATGTAGATGCTATACTAAAAGGCTTTGATGATTTCCCTGAAATCGATTTAAAAATTAGAGAAGAAATCAATACAAAGTACGACGAATTGGGTATCGAATTTCTACAAGAAAACTTAAAGAAACTTGATCCTGAATATTATTCAAAAATAGAAACTGAAAATCCGCAGACTTTACAAAACCCACAGCGTATGAAACGTTTTGTAGAAGTTTGTTTAGGAACAGGAAAACCATATTCTAGTTTTATTGGTAAAAGAAAAAATCAGCGTGACTTCACTCCTATCATTATTGGTTTAGAAGCTGACAGAGAAGTTATATATGATCGTATTAACAAGCGTGTCGATATAATGATGGCAGAAGGACTTTTAGAAGAAGCCAAAGCTCTATATCCTAACAAACAACTAAACGCTTTACAAACTGTTGGTTATCGCGAATTATTCGATTATTTTGACGAAAAAATTTCTCTTGACGAAGCTATCGAACAAATAAAAACCAATACTCGCCGCTTTGCTAAACGACAAATGACATGGTTTAAAAGAACTGAGAACACAAAGTGGTTTGATTATCAAAACGATATATCGCAAATAATAAATATAATAGAAACAACAATTCATAATTCATAA